TTTCGGTGAGCAGCTGCTATGCGTCAGAATCCGTGGTTCTGGGCTCCGGATGCAGCAGTGTGGCCATGGTCAGAAACCATGCTCAGCACTGCAGTCCACCTTGGAGGAGAAGACCcactgggagaggaggaggaagggcccATAGTGTGTGGTTGTACATGTGGCATGAGATAATGCCATGTGCCAGCTGGGCTGCTGGCATGGCTGAATACTGGCTGTGCAGATGCCCAGCAGTGGCTGTGGGTGGCTCTGGGGATTACAGACAGGCACTGGGAAGAGACAGCGGGAGACAATCAGTCTACCCACCATTCATTTACAAGTCATAGCGCCTGTCTCTGTAGGACCAGATTTAGAAAGGATTGTAATTAACTTAGTGGgcgaagaggaggcagaagagaaaggaagagaatagaagaggaagaggatgggcgagtaaaagaagaaagaggaagaagaaatccaaatgaggaggaggaagaggaggggggaggaggagaccaAGGTGGACCTCAGTCCCCCACCCCGTGGCTGCAGGGAAGAAAGAGGCCCTGGGTTGGTACTATAATTTTTATTCTGACTGTAACCTTCATCGCTTCCCTGAAAGTAAACATGCACACAGGTTCCAGGAACTAGGGCATGCCTACCTTCAGAGTTCCCTGTTCCATCTGCTACAACACTGAAGATTGCTTTACCATTACAAAAGAATTTCGGTTTAAACAAAAATCACATAGCTTaagactcaggaggcaggtgtGATGATTCGATGGTGCGTTCGAGGGCTTTTTCCTCAGTGCCCGCGCCACATTTGCCTTTATCTTGCATCTCTGTACTGTCTCTTCACGAGCAAGGTGTGGACGACAAAGCACCATCCATTACACACAGAGTGGAAGGAAAGCAGCAAAGGACTGTCTCCTGCTGCTTTTCCTGACTGGGGAGGACTGTCAGTGTGACCTGTGGTCTCATGGTAGCAAGGGACCACCATGTAGAATGACTTAGGCTGAGATGGCTAGCTGGACATCAAGGCAGACGGTGGCAAGGAGGAGTACATCGGGAGTAGCCGGAATCACAGTTTATCCGAGGACAAGGGGGCAGGCTCAAAGGGCAGTGTGCAATACAGCTGGACCACAAATAACATCATGGAATGGTCTCTGTGAGGGGCTGGGTCAGCATGGAAGGAGCGGGGACAGAGGACCAGGACCTGTGAGAAGTTGGTGCTATGCAGTggcaaagggggtggggtggctcCAAAGTGGAGTGCTTGCCTGCTGTGAGGACCTCTGCTCATCATCTCAACACCACAGAGGAAAAACAGCAAAGGGTCACTCTGCACATGGCCTGTGGAGAAATGGGGACAGGTGCAGACACAGGGTGGTGACAGTGGGGCACATGTTATCCTGGATTAAGGATGCCATTTCCTTGAGCATGATTTACTCCTGCACCACCTAGACACACTCAGTAGGACATCAAGAATATGCTTAACAGATGCTTTTTAAAGAGTTATGTGTGCAAGAGCCATTCCAGGAACTCACAGAAGTGATGATGTATTTAATTCTCCTCACCACAGGCACGCGAAACAGGTGTCATTTACAGATGTGTATGTGAGTTCCGAGAAGTTGCAGACTGGCCTGGCGCCGCACAGATAGGTTTAGGGTATTCTGAATGTCTGTGCTGTTCTCCACAGCAGGAACATTTGTAGGAGAAAAGCAGAGGAAGTTGGGCTGCACTTACGTGGGTGCAGTTGGGGCGCTCCAGGAACAACGCAGGCTGGTGCTGGGACAGTGCtggccaccagggggcagcagTTACCAAGGCACAGCCTTTCCCTTCTCCACAGCCACATTGGGCCCTCTGGACAGAGGTGCTTCTGGGTATCTCTTATTCCTACCTTCATTTTTAACCCACGTTTCATCCCAGAGTGGCGACACGCTATGCCCACGGTCCCACAGACACTGACGTCGCTTGAGCTCATTGTGGTATCACGGCAAGTCCGTGACATCACAGGCGCTGTAAACCCACAGCGCGCAGTGCACCTGCGGTGAGCAGAAACGTGCCGTGATTTGGGGGCGgtctgggctttttgttttttatttaatgacAAGTGGAAAATTTACATCAGAAAGGTCGAACAGGACACGCGCGGACCGCGGCCGCCCACGAGGCCGGAATCAGGATAAGCCCAAAGCAGAGTTTTCTTCTATAGAGTTAAAGCAGATCATGGCTTCCAGGGCATCCAGCACAGCGGGGGCTGCTGGGAAAATCCCAGCCCACAACACCCCGGTGGCTGTGCCCACCACCAGCAGGGACCCTCCGCAGACGTCACACCAACCCTTGGGccctttctttttccacttttcTAGATCTTTCCCTGTCCTCTCTAGGTGGAGGCCGTTGACAACATACAGAAACAAAGCTAAGATGCCAATtaacaatgtaaataaaagtGTTCTTTTTAAGCAAAACTTTCAACTCCTCAGCCAATGGAACCAGCCGCATTTCAAGGGACCTGACTAAgttagtgggggtgggggagggggagaagcatTTCCTGTGTGGTTTGAATTTCGTGTGTCCCCTTGGGAAACGGCTGCATTTGAATGCttgtggagagggagagggattaAGAGGAGGAAATTACTCACTGTGGTATTTAGAGAGACTTTTGGGAAGGGATCAGGGTTAGCATAGGTTAATGATGGTACACAGAAATCAGACACACgctcacaacacacatacacacacccatatacaattacacataagtatgctcacacatacatgaacacacatatgcacacatcacacacatacaggagcacacacatgtatactccTACCACACATAAACCCCACACATACTCAAGCACATActcacaccacaaacacacacaccaacacacatacataagcacacacatcacacatatgcaagtgcacacgcacaccacacatgcacaagcacaagccacatcatatacatacacatgtacatacaccacacacgaacacacatacCAACAACACATAcccaagcacacacaccacatacatatacaagcacacacacatcacacatagacatgagcacacacatactcacaccacatgcatacacgagtgtgtgtgcatatatacatacacaagcacatacataccacacacatacatgaagacatacacaccacaccatacacaccacacacacaggagcatgcACACATGTCCTCCTATGGGCTGCCCTGACTCACCTGAGGGCTCCATCAGCAAGGCCATCTCTAGACTCAACCTCCTGACCTCAGAACCATGCACTAAGCCTCTTTTCTTTAGAACTCACTCGTGCGCGGTACAGTGGGAACACAGTGGCCTTGGCTGCTTCTATCTCAGCGCACAGCTCTGTGGGGTAGAGATGCTGTACACAGTCACTTGCTTACAAAGTCCCTTCTTCGGACTGAGCTTTGAGCCAGTGTCCTATGgtttggatataaaatgaacACCGACGGGCTTGTGTGCTTGAACACCTGCTCCCCAGATGGTGAGACTGTTCCGGGAGGTGGTGGAACCTTTTGGATACCAGGCCTTTCTGGTGATGGCCACCTCCAGTTCCTGTCACTAGGGTGTGGACAAGCCGCGCTGCAAGTTCTTTCCACAGCAGAGAGCCACTGAGGCCACCCTGCATGCCGTCCCCACCATGGTGGAAGGAATACCCTGAGCCGTGTTTCGAAACGGTCTCACTGTAAAAGCCTCAGCTAGATTCAAACTCTCTGGCTCTCAACCACTCTTAGACAGGCACTGCCATGCCCAACCGAAGGGAGTTTTTAAAAGGTTCTTTACCGGAGGAACTTCCAAGGGCATCCTGGGAAGTTTCCTGGGACAGTCACCTCATTCCTGTGGGAGTCATTTCCCTCCAGGATGCAAACATGAGCAGTGGGGATTTTAAACCGAGATTTCTTCAGCCGTGTGGGAGGTACACCCACGGAGGCAGACCTTGGAAGGCTCCATTTCCTCTCAGCCCCTGCTTAAGGGTGCAGTAAGATTATTCTGGGAAGCTGGGtgtagtagcacacacctgtgatcccagcactcaggacagtgAGTGGTGTTAGAGGCCCGTCTGAGGCACAGCGAGACCTTGTCGTTTAAAAGACTGTTCTGTGATGTGAAAGTCTGAGGCTGGCTTCTGCTAGACCACCCTCTCAGCAGGCAGGACCAAAGGACATCAGTATCTAACTGCACACCAGTCCCCATTCTGCCCGGGACCTCATCTCTGATGCCGTGACCACACCAGATCCTTGTGCCCCAAACTCCAGACACGAGCAGTCTGCTGCGTGTTGGGAGTtcttcctggcttttttttttttgcagatacCACAGGCTCATCTCAAAAGTGGCCCCCTTCAAGCCTCCCTCAGTGACCTCTCTGGTCTTTCCTTCTGAACATCATATTCAAGTTCTCTGCGGGCCTGGCAGGTTGCCACACCCCAATTCCTCTGCCTAAGATGTGGGGCCTACTGACACCAACGTCTTGCCACATTCAGCAGCACTTAGCAGCCAGGGCCGTGTCCTCCGTGTGCTAAGGattgagagacagaggaggacCCCTGCCCTGGGAATGGGCCTCACTAAAGATGGTGGGATCTGGAGAAAGGTCCTCCACTCCCTCCCCTGAGCAGGCACACATGGGCACAAGCTGTGGCAgcagggtgagggtgagggtgagggatGGAGTCTCACACCACACATTTCAGCTGTTGTGCTGGGCTCCTAGGAGGCCTCCGTGAGTCACTATAAAGCCGCTGTGGGCCTGGCGTGTGTGTAATAAAGGAGAACTGACAAGATAAAGAGTCTTTATTGACATAGAGCTCCATGTGACCTGTCCTGTCTTCATGACAGACTAGGTGTCGCAACGGTGGGGACACAAGCAGACAGTGCTGAGCCTGGTCCCGTCTTCCAGGAGGCAGTCAGACTGCAGTCTGCCATCTGCCGTCCCTGCCACCTGGCCACCAAGCAGAGCCAGGCCCACAGTTTCCTTGTGGTCTCGCCTTGGCTGCCAGCAGTGGTGTCCTTTGGGACCTGCCACCCGGCAGCTGTTTGTTTATCGGGATCTCTATGTCTACACCCTGGGAGCCCTGGCAGTGACTCTGGGCAGTCAAGTGTGTGTCCTTGCTGCTTCCCACAACTGAGCCAAGCTGGAACAGCAGGCTCTGCCTCTGGTCCCAGTCCGGGCTGTTCAATGAATGGCCTCCTTGGGGCAATACCTGCACTCTCTCAACTTAAAATTTCCACTAGTTTTTAGGGTCCTCCGAGCCACTGCCAGGCCATCTGAGTTTCTAGGCCCAGCTTCCGGCTGGGAGAGTCCAGAAGCTATGTCAGGTCTGCTGAGAACCCTGGGCGACAGGTCTGTTTGGGGGACAAAATGGGCCTGAGCGGGTAGGACAAAGATAGATAGGAGAGCCCAGGGCTTAGGAATGTCAGCACTGCTGTGCAACAAAGCACAGTGAGTCCCTGAATTCCTTGTGAGGGAGGAGGGTCCAGGCCAGCGGCAGGGGAGACAGCCAGGCTCTGAGCTTCCAGGGTCAGGCCAAGTTCACATCTTCTTCAATTAACCATTCTCTGGATTTCCGGGAAACCTGCCAGCTGGGCTGTCTCCCAGGAAGCTCTTCCTTGGCTTCGAGGAACCCTGGCCTCAGCATAGACCTCAGCAACAACAGCACACTCCCTCACCTAAGAAACAGCAACGCCCAGGGTGCCCACAGGCACCTCAGTAGTCTGGCTGGGAACAGGAGAGTGACCAGGGCCCTTGCCCTCCCCTGACAAGTTTGAGGGTGTCTTGGGTGCTGAAGTGAGGTTGGCTTCTGGTGGCATTTCCCCAGAACAGCTTTCCAAGGCCCCTGAGAGGCTCCCCAGGGATGGTGATCTGTCGTCATAGCAACAGCCACAGCCAGGGCTAGCAACAATGTGGCTCTGGCCACCTTCCTCCTGGCTGTGGTGTTGCTTCAGGTGGCCACACAGGTGGCAGGTGAGGGACGAGTACACAATACCAAGGCCCAGGTCGTCCCCAAAGGGCTTGGGCACCTGATCTGCAGGAGGAGGGGCCTTCTGAAAGTCACCTTTGAGCCCCATCTCCAGACCGAGGCATTCTGGGGTGCTTTTGGGTGGGGCTGAGTTCAGAGAACTGGGTGGCAGGTCCATGTCCAGTCCGAAAGTGAATAAAGGCATGGAGCTAGGGGACTGGTTGGGAACAGGGTTCTGAAAGGGCTTGTAGCCTCCGTGTCCACTGTCAGTCCCTGCCGCCGCTGTGTCCGTGCTGACGCCACTGCTGCCAAGCAGGCTCGAGAACGCCTTGTAACCAGTGTCTCCAGAAGGCCTGACACCAGGCACCCCAGGGTCCTGGGTGGTTCCCTGCTTCACTGCCTGAGCGAACTCCTGGTAGCCGCTGGTAGGGGCTGGGGCGGAGTCAGCTGTCCCATGCTGCAGGACACTCATGTGAAGAATCTGCTCCCAGCTCTCCACTTGCTGCTGTGGTGACCCTGGAGAATGGGGGTCAACCAGGCTTGGAGGGACCCCTTCTTCCTGACGTCCAGCCTGCTGCAGTTCTGAAGCCAGCTCTCCAGGATTCGGGGCCGGGCTGCAGAAGTCACTAAAACTCCGGTAGGCGGGATTGTCTGCAATGACAAGTgggacctgggtgcaggccaggTTAGTTGCACTCTGGGCTGGGCTACCTGAAGGAGGGCCTGGGTGTGAAGCCTGCCCTGTGACCTGGCATGTAGCCTCACTGGGCTTCATGGGGAAGCAGGCCCCGGACATAGAAGCTTGCCCGCTTTCTGAAGGCAGAGGGGAGCATGGCTCCGCCAAGCTTGACTGGCCGACGTTGTCCCCATTCTCAGCCTCCAACAAGTCCGAAAACAGGTTCTCAGTGAGCCGGGCCATGATGTCTGCCTGACTCTCCTGGAAGCCGCCTCCACTGTTCTCAGGTGACATGCTCAGgtccctgtcttcctcctcctcttcctcctcctcctctgcactCTGTACTGGGGCCTCAAACAGCTCCATACAGCGCACCACACTGACGCTAACATTCTCAGGCCAGAGGACGGACCTGCTGACCTCCACAGGACACCAGCCTGCCTTTCCAGGACTCTGGAGAGGCTTGGCTTTGGCAGCCTTCGGGGGTTCTGTCTCCTTCTTCACTCTGAGCTCCAGCAAGCAGGGCAGCAGCTTGGCCAGACAAGTCTTCCAGCGCCTGTGGAAGCAAAGCTTAGGACTTCAGTTTTGCCACATTTAAAAAAACCTCCTATTCGTCCTTCAGAGTCCTTCATGGAATCACCCTGTATTGATATTGGGGTGTTATAGACATGGCTTCTGACTTTAAAATCAACATTTAGCCTGTTCTCGATGCAGAATGGAGACTCAGTCGCCCACGATTGCATCCCCACCCCCCTGCCCTGCGCCCCTTAGGGCCAGGAATAGAGAAGGCAAgctgtgggggggtggggtggggcaggaagggGAGTTGATTGCCACCAGCCAAGTAATGATCACATTCtcacacaaaaccacaaaaactaTGACCCAAGTTCAAGTTCAGATACATACGGACACTTGGTTGTCTCCTGGCTTCCGGTCTGCTTTTCCCAGAAGGGCACCTAAAATAGACAGTCAGTCAGTGGGTGCTGTCTGTCAGCCCAGCCCAGCTACGGAAGGCTTGGTGTTTTCACAGACAGCAACCGCGCCTGGACAGCTGAGGTCCACACAGGCCTCACAGAGCTCTGGGAGCctcagctccccactccccaccctgaGGGAAAGGACATCAGAGATGGTAAATGTCCTCAGATACTCCAGCTGGCCTGTGCCACCCTTGACTCTGATCTGGCCACAGGACTCACTCTGACCAGCAGCCTGCACGgaggtgggtgtgggctttgcAAGTGTTCACTGTGTCCTGTGTTACCACCCGTGCACCGCCCTGCTTACCCCTGATTGGTTGCTCCTCGCGCCCGCCCTGCCCATGGCTGGGAGTCATGCTATGGAACGCCTGCATCCTCTTACCTGAGCATCCTGAATGATGATGGCCACCAAGGGACTGCGTGCTGGGGTGGGAATCTGGTCCCACCATATCTTCTTAATCCTGAGGGTGGAAAGGAAGTGGGTTGGTCTCTGAATGTACAGTGGCCAAGGTGCTCTTCCAAGCGTCCTGGCTGTCACTCCTCCCAGGCCACCAAGGCCACACTGATTCCACTTTGGTGATGCAACAATGTTGGTCCTAACCATCCATCACTACGACCATTCCGAATGGGGAGAGGAGCCCAGGGAGGGAGCCTGACACTGGCAGGGCCCTACGCTACAGCAGTCTCTGAGGCTGCCTCTGTCCCCAGGGCACAAGCAAAGACTCAAGCTGTACAGCAAGGGCCCTATTCCCTCAAGAGTCCCTTCTTAGGAGCAGGAGAGTATTCTATCATGCTGGCTTTAGCAGGCCTGAGAGGTCAGGGGTCACGGGaagctttcctttccttcctggacTGACTGGCCCTGTGGCTTTCAGTCCTCCATCTTCCCACAGTATATTCTGAGCACCTACTATGCATCAATCTCTCTGCAAGGGCCACAGGGACTAAGCCAGAAAAACAGCCAGAGAAGCCCCCTTGGGTTGGCTTCAGGAGAAACAAGAAGCAAATGCGACATGCTCATGCGACACTCCTTCCCCATGCCAAGTGCCAATGAGCAAAGACCACAGCCAGACATGGTGGGCTGGAATCATCCCAGCCAGTCAGGAGACTGGACAGGAAGAGTCAAAGTTCAGGTCTTCCTGAGCTGAGgggagttggagaccagcctgcaTAACTTGGCAAGAccccgtctctgagcaaaagcAAGCAGGGGGCTGGAGTGGAGCTCAGAGGCAGGGTGTCGCGCATAAGACCTTGGGTTCCAAAACAATGAAACAACAGACAAGACGACCTGGAGAGGCATagagagggatgcaggagagagaagcagggttgagactttcagggaatggCCCAGAAAAGGTGAAGGGACAGAATGTTCAGGGTGGGGACATGGCTAagaccccatgggaagaacatgcCTTTGAGAACTGCAGGGACATCAGGGGGGAGAAGGGGGCAACAGGACACAGAGGAACTCGTCAGAGCAGCAGTGCCTAGCCCCGGGTGACTGACAAGGGCATGGTGGTGAGCCACGGAGAGGAGCATCCGGCATTCCCTGCACTTAGCCAGACGGGGACACAGGCACAGCACCAACCCCAAGTCACTTCTAATCTCACTTCTCAAAGAACATGGCTCTGGGCCTGAGATTCCAAGGTAGAACTCACCAGAAGTGACTCTTTCCCCTCGACCAGCCCTGCCCAGGCTCCTCTGAAGGTCTTGTTTTCATGGTCACTCTGAGTCTACAGAGGAGCCCAGATTATGGGGGAGCTGGCCAGCTACCTGACAGCAAGCACCACCACTGggcctcactcacacacacattcacagcaTCTGCTCAGATTCCTCTGCTCCCACCACATGCCCAGTGCCAGGACCATACATACCATGGGCACCGAGAGGAACAGGGCTCCCATCTCCTCTCTGCCCAAAACGCCCCCTCCTAGCCCCAAGCCAGCTCCTCTCTCCACAGCAGCAGCCATTACTGCCCCCCACCCGGCGGCTCTCTTCTCCAGAGCACAGGCACTGTGGAGAAGCCTCCAGCCACaggctgccctgccctgccctgctctgtgAGGCAGACTTCAGCCTTTTCTCAGCCACACAGTGACTGTGACCTCTGACAGCCACTGAGGTAAGCAGAGTATTCACATCTAGCACTGCGAAAGGGCCAGCCTGAGCACCAGCCAAAGCAGGAACTCACTTGATAATGCTGAAGTAACAGGACACGCAAAACAACAGGATGCAGACGCAGGAGATGCTGACCCCCAACGGGAGGCGCTGCACCAGGGGCAGCTGGAAGTCTGTACGGAGAAAAGGAGTCATGGACTGGGAGGCCGCCCTGCGTCATGTGCAGTCCGTGACCCCACACTCGGGGTTCCCCTGCGACCCTTGATTGATTAGCTGGCTGCAGATAGCCTTCCACCTGtctccccaactctctctcttacacaccaAGTCCTTATCACACCTCTTCAGGTCCCTGTCCTCACTGTCCCTGACCCAAGTCCAGATCACAACAGTCTGAAGTTGTCACTCTTTTTTTCCCAAAGCTCAGAGGTTGAGTGCTCTGGAGGTctcgagttc
This portion of the Apodemus sylvaticus chromosome 1, mApoSyl1.1, whole genome shotgun sequence genome encodes:
- the Il4r gene encoding interleukin-4 receptor subunit alpha isoform X1 — translated: MGWLCSKFLTSVSCLILLWVAGSESIKVLGEPTCFSNYIDSFACEWPLDSTVNCSSQLRLDYRLLFEFAVRNLTCIPKNSASTMCACHMEIEEPTQADQYQLELWAEQRQLWHGYFSPIDNVKPPAPDNLTLHTNVSNAWLLTWSNPYPSNIFLHKELVYMVNISREDNPAEFIVYNVTYTEPKLSLPANILTSGVHYRARVRVLAQSVSGIWSEWSPSTTWYNHFQLPLVQRLPLGVSISCVCILLFCVSCYFSIIKIKKIWWDQIPTPARSPLVAIIIQDAQVPFWEKQTGSQETTKCPRWKTCLAKLLPCLLELRVKKETEPPKAAKAKPLQSPGKAGWCPVEVSRSVLWPENVSVSVVRCMELFEAPVQSAEEEEEEEEEDRDLSMSPENSGGGFQESQADIMARLTENLFSDLLEAENGDNVGQSSLAEPCSPLPSESGQASMSGACFPMKPSEATCQVTGQASHPGPPSGSPAQSATNLACTQVPLVIADNPAYRSFSDFCSPAPNPGELASELQQAGRQEEGVPPSLVDPHSPGSPQQQVESWEQILHMSVLQHGTADSAPAPTSGYQEFAQAVKQGTTQDPGVPGVRPSGDTGYKAFSSLLGSSGVSTDTAAAGTDSGHGGYKPFQNPVPNQSPSSMPLFTFGLDMDLPPSSLNSAPPKSTPECLGLEMGLKGDFQKAPPPADQVPKPFGDDLGLGIVYSSLTCHLCGHLKQHHSQEEGGQSHIVASPGCGCCYDDRSPSLGSLSGALESCSGEMPPEANLTSAPKTPSNLSGEGKGPGHSPVPSQTTEVPVGTLGVAVS
- the Il4r gene encoding interleukin-4 receptor subunit alpha isoform X2 — protein: MGWLCSKFLTSVSCLILLWVAGSESIKVLGEPTCFSNYIDSFACEWPLDSTVNCSSQLRLDYRLLFEFAVNLTCIPKNSASTMCACHMEIEEPTQADQYQLELWAEQRQLWHGYFSPIDNVKPPAPDNLTLHTNVSNAWLLTWSNPYPSNIFLHKELVYMVNISREDNPAEFIVYNVTYTEPKLSLPANILTSGVHYRARVRVLAQSVSGIWSEWSPSTTWYNHFQLPLVQRLPLGVSISCVCILLFCVSCYFSIIKIKKIWWDQIPTPARSPLVAIIIQDAQVPFWEKQTGSQETTKCPRWKTCLAKLLPCLLELRVKKETEPPKAAKAKPLQSPGKAGWCPVEVSRSVLWPENVSVSVVRCMELFEAPVQSAEEEEEEEEEDRDLSMSPENSGGGFQESQADIMARLTENLFSDLLEAENGDNVGQSSLAEPCSPLPSESGQASMSGACFPMKPSEATCQVTGQASHPGPPSGSPAQSATNLACTQVPLVIADNPAYRSFSDFCSPAPNPGELASELQQAGRQEEGVPPSLVDPHSPGSPQQQVESWEQILHMSVLQHGTADSAPAPTSGYQEFAQAVKQGTTQDPGVPGVRPSGDTGYKAFSSLLGSSGVSTDTAAAGTDSGHGGYKPFQNPVPNQSPSSMPLFTFGLDMDLPPSSLNSAPPKSTPECLGLEMGLKGDFQKAPPPADQVPKPFGDDLGLGIVYSSLTCHLCGHLKQHHSQEEGGQSHIVASPGCGCCYDDRSPSLGSLSGALESCSGEMPPEANLTSAPKTPSNLSGEGKGPGHSPVPSQTTEVPVGTLGVAVS